In the Streptomyces sp. WMMC940 genome, GGGAGTACGTCCACTACGCGGCGACGAAGGCGGCGACCGACGCCCTGACCGTCGGCCTGGCCAAGGAACTCGGCCCGCAGGGCATCCGCGTCAACGCCGTCGCCCCCGGCACCGTCAACACCGACATGCACGCCGCCATGGGCGATCCAGACCGGCCCAGGAAGGTGGCCGCGGTGACCCCGCTCGGCCGACCGGGAGAGCCGTCCGAGATCGCCGGGGCCGTCTCCTGGCTCCTCTCGGACGACGCCTCCTTCACGACGGGGACGGTCCTGCGGGTCTCCGGCGGCCGCTGAGCGCGCCCGGGCCGGCCCCTCGGCGGGGGCCGGGCGTCCCCGGGACGCCCGCGCCCCACCGCTCACCACCATGCTGCAGGCGACCGCGCCGGACGAGATGCGCGGCCGCCTGCAGGGGGTCTTCGTCTTCGTGGCGGGCGGCCCCCGCCTCGGCGACTTCCTCGCCGGCTCGGTCGCCGACGTCACCTCGCCCGCCGCCGCCGTCACCGGCGGCGGGCTCGCCTGCGTCCTCGCCGTCGCCCTCCTGGCGCTGCGCGGTCGCGGCTTCCTGCGCTACGACGCCCGCCGGCCGACGCCGTGAGTCCCGGGGGAGGGTCCTCCCGCTCGGCGGGATCGGGCGGGATCAGAACGAACGGAGCCGGAGCAGGGGCTCCTTGACGCCGTCACCGTCCTCCGACGGCCAGGTCCAGTCCGTGCCGCCCGCCGCCACCAGGGCCGACCTGACCTCGGCGGGGGAGGCGCCGGGGTGGGTGGCCCGGTGGAGGGCCGCGCCGCCCGCGACGTGGGGTGCTGCCATGGAGGTGCCGGACAGGGTGGAGTAGCCGCCGTTCATGAAGGTGGAACGGATGCACACGCCGGGGGCGATCAGGTCCACGTCGCGCCCGTAGTTGGAGAAGTTGGCGAAGGTGTCGTCCCGGTCCGACCGGCACGTGGGGCTGCCGAGGCCGCCCGGCTTGCCGTCGAAGTCGGCCAGCGCGCTGACCGTGATCACCTCGTCGTAGGCGGCCGGGACGAAGCCGGCCGCGTCGGTGTGGTCGTTGCCGGCGGCGACGGCGTAGGTGACGCCCTTCGCCACCGAGTTGCAGATCGCCTGGTGCATGGCGTCGTTGTTGGTCTTGCCGCAGTTGCCGTCGTCCGTGCCCGAGCCGCCCAGGCTCATGTTGACGACGTCGATCTCGTCGGCGTGCTCGGTGACGTGGTCGATGCCGCAGATGACGTTCGAGGTGCTGCCGGAACCGAACGGGCTGAGCACCTGGACCGGCCAGAGCCGTACGCCCGGTGCCACGCCGACCACCCCCGTGCCGTTGTCGAGGGCACCGATCGTGCCGGCCACATGCGTGCCGTGACCGTGCATGTCCATGGGCGGAAGGATCGGCAGCCAGCAGTTCTTGCCCCCGGCCTCGTGCACGTTGAGATCCGGGTGGTCCGCGTCGATACCGGTGTCGATGACCGCCACGTCCGCGTCGACCCGGGTGTCCTTGCCGTCGATCGCGGCGGTCGCGCTGAGGTCGGCCTCCACCCTGTCCACCCCGGTCGGCACCGACTGGGCGGCGATCCGCACCGGAAGGTCGGGCTCCACGGACCGGACCCCCGGCTCGTCCGCGAGCGCGGCCGCCGTGGCCGCGGTCATCGACGCCGCGTAGCCCTGCAGGGCGTGCCGGTAGACGTGCACCACCACGGCGCCCATGGACGACGCCCGCCCGACGGCCGCGTTCACGGCGGCGTCGGCGCTCTCGGCCGCGGGGGTGTGCTCGAGCGTCACGATGTACCGGCCGGTGGTCTGACCGGTGGTCTGACCGGACTGGGCGGTCGTGCCGGCGACCGCGGTGGCCGACGGGGCGGCCGCGAGTGCGAGGACGAGCAGCGCAGCGCCGAAGATCTTGGGCATCCCAGACCTTTCTTGAGGAAGTCGTCGGAGGCCGACCGGCCTTCACCGGCCTTCTTCCGGAAGGTCAACGTGTTCGGCGCTTACAGCTAGCAGTTCCCGGGCGGTGCGACGGTCCGACATCCGGGCGGTCACCGGATTGCTGACCACTCGTCATCCATATAGCTGTGTCATATTCCCCGCCGGGCGCAAGCCCGACGTCGGGATCCTCTCCGAGTGCGTCGAGGGCGCCACCGGCTCCGACCGGACCCCCTGGGCGGCGCTGGAGGTGACGTACGACGGCGGGTCGAACCGGCACAGGTGCGGCTCGACCGTGAGCGCGGGGCTTTCGCCGCGTGGGAGGCGTCGTTCACGGTGCCGAGGGACGCCGGGTTCGTCTCGCTGCGGGCCTCCGCGGCGGAAGACCGGGGCGGCTCGGTGAAGCGGGAGATCATCCGGGCGGCCGGCGCGGAGTGACACGCCGGGGGGCACGGTCGAAGGCGGACCCGGTACGGCGAAGCGGCGCCGTACCGGGCCGTTCCACGTCCCGCCGGTGATCGGCGGCCAGAGAGCGGCCCTGGGCGGCGGGCCGGGTCCGCGGGATCAGCAGGGCGGCGGGTCCCCGGCGGGACGCTTGGCGCGGCGGCGGGTGTCGACCGACCACATATGGGTGCAGCCGGGGCACTGCAGATGGACCACCGCGCCCTTGTTGGAGATCAGATAGCGCCAGTGCTCCGCGCAGTTGCGCCGTTCGGCGCAGGGGGCGCAGTCCCGCGCGTCGTCGCAGGCCGGGCAGGGCAGCCAGGCGCGGCGGGCGATGTCGGCCTGCGGATCAATGGGAAGGCGCACGGCCCGGGCCCCCTTCCGGAAGGACACCGGCGGCCACGAGCATGTCGTATGTCCGCTGCTGGCCGGCGTCGAGACCGGAGTAGAGCAGCGTGTAGGCCGCCTCCTCGCCCTCCAGCGCGGCCACGGGATCCCAGTCCGGTCCCAGCGCGGCCACCACCTCGGCCCGGCGCCGGGCCTCCTCGAAGGTCAGGTCGATCTCGAACGGGGTCAGGTCGGGCGAACGGTCCTGGTCCATGGGCGACACTTCCGGTCGTGCTGTGGTGCGGTTGCCCCTCCGGGCGTCTGCCACGTCTACCAGAGGGCCGCCGTGCGAGGGAAGGGTTGCCTAAGTTGCTGTGACGCACCTCATGGCCCAAGGGCTCCACGGGTCACTCACAGCACGGCGACCGGACGTGCCGACCGGACCACCCGGACCTCTCACGCGGCGGGGGCGCCGGACGGTCCGCACGGGGCACAGGGCACGGGGCACGGTCCGCACAGGGCACGGTCCGCATGGAATACGGACCGCACGGACGTCCGCGTCGCTCGGTTCACTCGGCCCGGGCCACGATCCCCCGCACCAGCCCCAGCTCCACGAGATCCCGCGGCCGCAGCCGTAGCTGGTCCGCGGTCGCCGGGGTCTCGGACGGGTCGCGCTTGAGGATCGCCGCGGCGAGTTCGGGCGCGATGACCGAGAAGTAGCTGTCGGGCGTGACCCAGGTGTTCGCCGGGGCCGCCAGCGCCAGCGCCCCGCCGGAACCGCCCTCGCCGATCACCAGGGTCGTCACCGGGACGCGCACCGACGCCACCGCCGCGAAGACGTCGGCGATGGCCGCGCCCGCGCCGGTCCGCTCGGCCTCGGCGTCGTTCGCGGCACCGGGCGTGTCCACGAGGGTGAGCACCGGGATCCCCAACCGGTCGGCGAGCCGGATCAGCCGGGAGGCCGTGCGGTACCCGGCGGGCCGGGTCGCGGTCCCGGCCTGGGCCGCGTACGCCACGACCCGGCCTTCCCGCAGCCCGAAGCCGCAGATCATCCCCGGGTCCGTACCGCCGCACCGATCGCCGTGGAGGTCCGCACGCTCGTCGAACCAGGCGTCGAGGTACGCCCCCGCGCGGGGGCGGTGCGGAGCCCGCGCGCGCCGCACGGCCTCCCATCCGGTGGCCGCCGCGCCGTACGCGCCGTCCAGCGCGAGGGGCGGCGGGACGGGCACGCCCGGCACCGGACCCGCGGCGCCGCCCA is a window encoding:
- a CDS encoding S8 family peptidase; this encodes MPKIFGAALLVLALAAAPSATAVAGTTAQSGQTTGQTTGRYIVTLEHTPAAESADAAVNAAVGRASSMGAVVVHVYRHALQGYAASMTAATAAALADEPGVRSVEPDLPVRIAAQSVPTGVDRVEADLSATAAIDGKDTRVDADVAVIDTGIDADHPDLNVHEAGGKNCWLPILPPMDMHGHGTHVAGTIGALDNGTGVVGVAPGVRLWPVQVLSPFGSGSTSNVICGIDHVTEHADEIDVVNMSLGGSGTDDGNCGKTNNDAMHQAICNSVAKGVTYAVAAGNDHTDAAGFVPAAYDEVITVSALADFDGKPGGLGSPTCRSDRDDTFANFSNYGRDVDLIAPGVCIRSTFMNGGYSTLSGTSMAAPHVAGGAALHRATHPGASPAEVRSALVAAGGTDWTWPSEDGDGVKEPLLRLRSF
- a CDS encoding DUF6400 family protein — its product is MDQDRSPDLTPFEIDLTFEEARRRAEVVAALGPDWDPVAALEGEEAAYTLLYSGLDAGQQRTYDMLVAAGVLPEGGPGRAPSH
- a CDS encoding carboxyl transferase domain-containing protein produces the protein MADGLTAREATALVTDVFEEHPASADDPSADGPLGDGPLGWDGYAQSRARAAARTGERESVVWGTADIGGRRAVLVSFEFRFLGGSLGRRTGELLEGAYAHARAERLPLVSLVATGGSRMQEGMVALSQLQRVARASALTRAAGLPQLAVLRDPATGGGWATLGAGADVVLALPGAQVGFAGSRVRPPDADPSAYTAEGQLAAGQIDAIVPPDRLRPALSLWLRLLMGGAAGPVPGVPVPPPLALDGAYGAAATGWEAVRRARAPHRPRAGAYLDAWFDERADLHGDRCGGTDPGMICGFGLREGRVVAYAAQAGTATRPAGYRTASRLIRLADRLGIPVLTLVDTPGAANDAEAERTGAGAAIADVFAAVASVRVPVTTLVIGEGGSGGALALAAPANTWVTPDSYFSVIAPELAAAILKRDPSETPATADQLRLRPRDLVELGLVRGIVARAE